A genomic segment from Aquila chrysaetos chrysaetos chromosome 11, bAquChr1.4, whole genome shotgun sequence encodes:
- the PDE4A gene encoding cAMP-specific 3',5'-cyclic phosphodiesterase 4A, whose translation MMEPVPGSRKSLSLSLPVPREGPSTLKPPQHLWRQPRTPIRIRHRGFSDTDRHRSRPMERADAVDTGDRPGLRKSRMSWPSSLHGTPGTGKRGMSHLRPLKVIHVCLRLPDQIPVGRKSRAGRRAVRAGCQE comes from the exons ATGATGGAACCGGTGCCGGGCTCCAGAAAAAGCCTCTCGCTCTCGTTACCGGTGCCCCGGGAGGGCCCCAGCACCCTGaagcccccccagcacctctggCGCCAGCCCCGCACCCCCATCCGCATCCGTCACCGCGGCTTCTCCGACACCGACCGGCACCGGTCCCGGCCCATGGAACGGGCGGACGCCGTCGACACCGGGGACCGACCGGGGCTGCGGAAATCCCGCATGTCCTGGCCATCTTCCCTCCACGGGACCCCCGGCACCGGCAAGCG GGGGATGAGTCACCTGCGGCCATTAAAAGTGATTCACGTTTGTCTCCGGCTCCCGGATCAGATCCCGGTCGGGAGGAAATCCCGCGCCGGCAGGCGAGCCGTGCGTGCCGGCTGCCAGGAATAG